cACAATTAACTTTGGttcttgttgttatttgataactgctaataaataaaacaatttgtataggtGCAAGTAGAAATTGACTTTGGGCAATTAGATTTCTGTTgggcaagtaaaaaaaaaaacattaactttgAACCGTGTGATGAAGGCCCGGCTGggttagaaaatgtaaacacacaccgTTTAACTAAATGCATACATAGCATATTAAAACTGCATAGATTAAAAAAGGCGTTAATATACCGTCAATTTACTAATGCAAATTGCAAGCAGGTGTTAAGATGGCATTTCTAGCCTTGCTGGAAGATATTGCAgcccaaaactttttttttttttttttacaccatcGTCACTCCCGAGGAAACACTTCAGAAAAGGGTGGCTTTACTGGCTTCCACCTCGGACACTATTGATTAAATTTCTTCAGTCATGAAATTCTTTAGCTTTTTCGCTTTAGGTGCCATGCTTCTTTCTTACAACTTCACCGCTTTTAGGTCACTTTTAGAATGATTCTGATTGACGAACATACACACGGTGGTAACTAGaactgggcaatatatcaatattatatcgatatcgtgatatgaaaCTACGTCTTAGAATTTGGCTATCATAATATgacataagtgttgtcttttcctggttttaaaggctgcattacagtaaagtgatgtaattttctgagcttaccagactgttctagctgttctattatttgctttcacccacttagtcattaaaTCCACatcactgatgattatttatcaaaaatctcattgtgtaaatattttgtaaaagcaccaatggtcaatcTTACAATATTGTTGCAATATCGATATCAAGGTATTTGATCgaaaatatcatgatatttgtttttctacataTCATCCAGCCCTAGCAGTAACAAAATAAATTGGCTGGTGCGCATGTGTCATAAATCCAACGGTAATTTTGCGTACACACTTATTTTGTGCACAAAGTAAGAACATTTCCATGCACATATTGGTGAATGAGACCTATTGTGAATAAGTGAGAGTGAAAgtgagaaaagtgtgtgtgtgtgtcacactgTCAACTTCTTTCTCCAGGTTCTCTACAGAGCTGAGTTCAGGCTTGCTGGAGGTGATCTCCCCGCCAGCCGCCTATTACCCCGAACTCACCAACCTCAAAGAGACTTTTGGGGACTCCAAAGAGAGAGTCAAGTAAGCCATTCACATCTGTGTGTTAATCTGTGTGTTCACTCCAATTAGGAACAAATGTGATAGAAATCATTATGGTAATCATGGAGAAACCAGCCCTGAGAGAAATGAAATGCAGGGATTGAATGtggattgcaaaaaaaaaaaaaaaaacaagtagaaGGATGAGTCAGGGGGAaagtgggagggagggagcgagcGAGCGAGAGCTTTTAGGTAGGCTGGCTAGGTACTTAGTATTCCACAGGCATTTCTCAAAGTCAGATCAAggtcatcagcagcagcaccctctatctctttctctctgtagtGCTCCCTCTTATTAGCCTCTGTACTTATCTTCTCTTTATAGTCAGCTAACAACTGGCTTCATTAGAAATCTGTTTATGGTGCAGTTCGTGCCAGCTACTTACAGTACGTTCTCTGATTATAGCCTTTAGGCCCAGAGGACTACGGGATATGTTTGTATGTGGGTGTTTGTGAGCACAGATGCTTCTGATGGCAATCTGAACAGTTAGTATCTTGTTCAGCATGGACCGTGGTATGAAACTGTTACATTTTGGACacttgttttatgtgtgtgcgtgtagtaAAGTGAATTGGATAGAAAAAGGCTGCTGAAACTGCAGCAGCACTACAACCACCTGGCTGAGTTTAAGCGCATGTTCACCTGAGTGttaaatgtgagtgtgtgtgtgtgtgtgtgcgtgccaaCTTCCACACCTGCACCCTGGAAGCATCACAAACACCTGCAGCCTGTGGTGAACAGCCACGCATCAGACTGCAAACAAGGGCAGAGCTTTCGGATCAAACAATTAGCGTGACAGCCTCGGTTTATAAATTATTCAAACATAGTCTGTTGTTCAGTGTACCTGGGAATACCTGAGCTTTTTTTGCATGTGAAGCAGTGTGTCTATACCCAGAGGGTAACTTGAAAAATACAGTAAGATGATTTCACTTTTCATGTGTTCATTATGTGGTGTCGATGATTTCTTCTTTGTTTAGATGGCGGACCAAGCAGAATCTGGACTATTCCTTCCTCATGATGTATGCTGTGAGCAAAGGAGTTTACTATGTCCAGGTATGTCCTTTTTAAATaggtaaatgaataaaataaatgttcccACAGCGACTTGTTGGAGTGCATTTTAGGAGGGGCTCTGCAAACAGTAACTCACTGTCAGTGGGAAAGCCTATTACTAGGCAAACACTGGTTTGCTTGTAGTTTGGAGCATGTCATACCAAATTAGAACATGGCGAGCACTTGAAGCAAATGCATGTTGTTGCAGTCATTCATCAGAGCCAGTGTTGTTTTCATCAGACCGGAGCCAGTTTCACTTATTCTTAGCCTAATCCTCTTAGACTTGTACAGCTCTTATCTGTCCTCTTGGCTAAACTAGGCGTCCAATTTGGGaatgtttgtatataaatgtttacTCTCAGCTAACCCCAGCCATTCACGGTTTCACTGTGTTGTTGTTAATCTCCCATCTTTCTGTCTCACGCATGGCGTATATGTCATTTCCATTCTCTGCTCTCACCTGGAGGGAAGAGGTATCGTCTGTCTGACAATCTACTGCCACTCTAGTTTAGCGTAGCGACTCTTTTCTTAGCTCAGTTCAGAGTGTTGTCCCCGAGTGAACGTAGAGGAGTCTCCCTCCTGCTTCTCACCCTCTCCAACAATAAACCACGATCTCTTAAAGTGGTTTCTCCTGTCTTACACTttgttctcctctctctgtgcctCTGTTCCTTCAGCTGGAGGATGACATTGTGGCCAAGCCCAACTACTTTGCCACTATGAAGAACTTTGCCCTGCAGCTCTCGTCAGAGGACTGGATGATCCTGGAGTTCTCTCAGCTGGGCTTCATTGGTACGCTCCATTAAGCACATGATCAATAGGCCCTTTTTCACAACAGccgttttgacatgtcattgcacggtaaacacaggtgtaattgataacatttattacggccctggtattgtgcatgctggctcactgaagTGGCGGTGACGCACTAAATAGAACGGAaccatcatttatttttatcacctgtgtttaccctgctatgacatgtccaactggctgctgtgaaaagggcctatacTCAGCATCCACCGTGGGTCCGTCAAATGAAGCAATGAATCTGCAAAACCAAACAATGGCATTCCTGGCTAAATGGTCTCTCAAAAGTGATTATTAActttcttaaaggtgctaaatgcgagattgggagcatttctattgcctccgcacggctctcaacatggcgacggccgagctggcggctagcagctaacagtgcaaaaTACAGTAACAGTGCTGatagagataacagtgttaacctgaggggaaaccagagggtgggtgctacgcttaaTTGACGTCTTCATCATCGGTCGAGACAGCGTTATCAGCCGTAACCGCCGAATgagtgcagtgcagagcagagcagcggaCTTGAGCTAGCCAGTTGGTCACGTGTGGCCGGCCCGGCTaggtcaacaaagcacggagaagctcggattacaacacacgcacatggagagtgacttcattttctgctcaggtagacattactcctctgtgtttttacatagcaaatagttgtttgctgctacattaatgctctggatatcgtaaaGAGCATCTTTAACTCAGGATTTTCAAATCCACTTGGCATTCACACGCTGTAAGACTCGTCAGATTTATGATAAACAGTCAAATGCATCGTGGATGGATCTGCAGCAGCCAGTTAAGAAGATGGAAATTATATTGATCGCCGCGGAAATTGGGTCGTTGTAAAGTACTATGATTTGGCAGGGAAAAGCGAATCCAAATTAAGCACATCACTACAGTATGTAAATGAGGAATGGGTATATTTTTAGTCCAAGGGAAACTGTtggaattaatttttttcttattttgtttttgttcagatTAATGGTTTTAATTATCTCGTTGTTAATGATGCCGAATGCTTCTGAGCAGGACCAATGCACGTCTATAAACCCCCCTCCTTATTCTCTCTTTCCCACAGGGAAAATGTTCCAGGCTCCAGACCTGAACCTCATTGTTGAGTTCATCTTCATGTTCTACAAGGAGAAGCCCATCGACTGGCTGCTGGACCATATTCTCTGGGTCAAAGTCTGCAATCCTGAGAAAGATGCGGTATGCACTGTGATTACTGTATAGTTATGATGAGTGTCATCGTAACGGGGATGGGTCTCATCATTCCTCCCTTGTCCTTTTTGTCAAAGAAACACTGCGAGCGGCAGAAGTCGGGTTTACGTGTGCGGTTCAGACCGTCCCTGTTTCAACACGTGGGACTCCATTCTTCTCTTGCTGGAAAGATCCAAAAACTCACAGTGAGTCTCGCTGAGTGAGCCTTCACAGTCATTTATTTGCAACAACCGCAGAGGCTACTTCCTGTGTAGAAACGTTGGTTTCCCCTCCATCTGTATCTGTAGGACAAGGATTTCCTGAAGCCACTGCTCCACAAGATGCATGTCAACCCACCAGCTGAAGTCTCCACTTCAGTGAAGGTATCATGCCAAGCCTAGCTAAAATATCTCTGGATCTTTACTTTGCAGTTATCTATAGTCTAGTTCATAAAAATGCAATATCCCCCAACTTCAAAATCCGTGATCCAAGGtggaacaaaatgtgttttgtgtcacACAGGTGTATCAGGGTCACACGCTAGAGAAGACGTACCTGGGAGAGGACTTCTTCTGGGCTATCACTCCCACTGCAGGAGACTACATCCTCTTCAAATTTGACCGACCTGTTAGCATAGAGAAGTACGTATGAATGGCTTTACCTGATATGTTTGTGTAACGGTTACGGTGAGCATCATGCATATATTCTCGTCTTTTCACTTGTTTCCGCCTGCTGCCCTTCAGTAGATTCAGGTTTagcatcactgtgtgtgtgcgcgcatgcgcCGTGCGTCTCTTCGGGGATCAGGCCGAGCTAATGAGAGTGCTCTAAAATAAGCATTCTCGGGCCAGCCTCCTACTCTCTGTGGAGCCGGGGGTAGAGTGGGAGCAAGACAGTGAATATAAAGAGAGCTGATAGCGAAACTGACGGCTCGGATCAGAGCAGACCTGAAAGGGATGTTAAATATCTGGTCATGTGGCGATTCATTTTTATAGTGATGAACGTGTCCACTGCTCTCGTAAAGATAACGTTATGACAGCCAGACAAGTGTGCGAGACTGTCAGTCACTCAGCGAGCGGGAAAGGGGCCATCTAGTGTTCCACTGTCTGACTCTGGAGTGGTTTGTCTGCTTTTGAATGACACCAATTACACCGGCTCGGACTCTTTTGCCGTGCTGATGAGACAACATCTCGTCAGCAGTTGGCCGAGAGATACGGCATGCTTTATGATCTGTCACTGCCTCCGTCTCTGGCTGGCAGTCTTCCTGTGTCGCCTACTCTCCGGCTGTTTAAACATTTACACAATTAACTACGGTGCACCTGCAAACTAAAAACAACCTTGTTTAAGATAAAGTTAGGGAATCATGATCCTTCATTTCTTTGAATCTTGCCAACCTTGAACCTAATATTCCACACTGGGCCCACACTTTGTGAATTCAAATCAACCTCCAGTTGCGTTGCATCcatttttaatgtgtaaaatcTAAAGCTATAACCTGAATATGAGATCTAAGGAAACATACACTTTGAAAATATATCCTACTATACTCCTTCAAGTTTTCAAAATTGTGCATAGATTTATTGTGCATCAATTTTAATATCCATAGTTCCATCTTTTGAGTGTATACaatggagaaaaactgtaaaggCGCGATCACATATGCGCAAATACAGGCAAGTGACCATCAGCTGCCGAGGCGATATTCacctgaaagttcaccaaagttgaacaaAGTTGAGCggtcaccaaagttgaacttgaCCGTGCCTTCATACAGCATATTTTTCTGGGAATATTGCCATAGACACCCAGtttgtaatactgcaaatatataaattttgcaatactttcatcagcGGTCCATAGGCTCGATCACCATTGTGATACCTCCTTCGACGATAGATATCAGACGATACTTAACAGACgtgtttttaaatttaaattagaCTGACACTTTAAGCAAGGaccatgcacaaaaaaacaatcttacAATGAGAAGGGATGATTTATGCCAGATTTAGCTATTAGCTAATTTCCATCTGCAGTCCCTGGGTTGATGGACTGTGCTACCATGGGGGGTGGGGGAATGCAAGAATGCTTATCCATGGatgtaaatattaaaatgaatgcTTGATTTGATTGGCAGGTTCCTGTTTCGCAGTGGTAATCAAGAGCACCCGGGGGACAAGATTGAGAACACCACAGTGGAAATACTGCCTGTTTCGgtagggaaacacacacacacacacacgcacacacacccacgcagtCTGTCACCCTTTCTGTGGTGTGCTGTGCAAACGGTTTTGATTAGATTACATTGAGTGGTTGCTCTTAGGGACATAGCATATTGATTATTGACAGGAATGCGAGCGTGACAGAATCGTTTGTGCCGCCAGAGGCGATGCATTCTGACATTGTGACTCACGCTCCCAGtgtaggcactggtgctagcaTCTGTTTAAGTGCGGTTCAAACGACAAATCATTAACAATTTCATTTGTGCCTCATATTTTACTCTACTATCCATCTTTCACCGTGTTTCATATGTTAGGAACCCGGACTGCAGACCAAAGAGAAGTACAAGCGAACTGAGGACCGCTTTTACAGGATCGGTAAGTGGATTCAACAGTCCCGTAGTGctatatgtatgtgtgagt
This DNA window, taken from Sebastes fasciatus isolate fSebFas1 chromosome 14, fSebFas1.pri, whole genome shotgun sequence, encodes the following:
- the mgat4a gene encoding alpha-1,3-mannosyl-glycoprotein 4-beta-N-acetylglucosaminyltransferase A, which encodes MRLRNGTVATAIIFFTSFLSLSWYTAWQNGKEKLVAYQREFHALKERLRVAEHRTLQRSSELNNILEQFRRAIAETNGSKDALTNFSDETQKLLKELANRKPLQVPNIYHHLPHLLNNEGSLHPAVQVGLGRTGVTMVMGIPTVKRKVKSYLSETLRSLIDKLSPEEKLDCVIIVYVGETDVDYVHSVVAGLEKEFSTELSSGLLEVISPPAAYYPELTNLKETFGDSKERVKWRTKQNLDYSFLMMYAVSKGVYYVQLEDDIVAKPNYFATMKNFALQLSSEDWMILEFSQLGFIGKMFQAPDLNLIVEFIFMFYKEKPIDWLLDHILWVKVCNPEKDAKHCERQKSGLRVRFRPSLFQHVGLHSSLAGKIQKLTDKDFLKPLLHKMHVNPPAEVSTSVKVYQGHTLEKTYLGEDFFWAITPTAGDYILFKFDRPVSIEKFLFRSGNQEHPGDKIENTTVEILPVSEPGLQTKEKYKRTEDRFYRIGQFEKGAAEGAVDPSFNPIIALRLSVLKDSAVWAILSEIHIKRIAG